The following are encoded together in the Kribbella sp. CA-293567 genome:
- the ftsR gene encoding transcriptional regulator FtsR, which produces MLQLLQAEFADVTISKIRFLEAEGLVTPARTASGYRKFSAGDIERLRYVLTAQRDQYLPLKVIKDHLGAMDRGLRPPAPGGRPAAPDRLPQPAGLPDAEDFSTYGTELKLTRGELCEAAGIAPELLEQLESHNLVVARGKHYDGDAILIAKAAAEFAQYGIEPRHLRPFRAAADREVGLIEQVVQPRRDDKTLELAALAVRLHAALVRSRLGR; this is translated from the coding sequence GTGCTGCAGCTCCTGCAGGCCGAGTTCGCCGACGTCACCATCTCCAAGATCCGCTTCCTCGAGGCGGAGGGGCTGGTGACGCCGGCCAGGACCGCGTCGGGGTACCGGAAGTTCAGTGCCGGCGACATCGAGCGGCTCCGCTACGTCCTGACCGCCCAGCGGGACCAGTACCTGCCGCTCAAGGTGATCAAGGACCATCTCGGCGCGATGGACCGCGGGTTGCGTCCGCCCGCGCCGGGTGGCCGTCCCGCCGCGCCCGACCGGTTGCCCCAGCCGGCCGGTCTGCCGGACGCCGAGGACTTCTCGACGTACGGGACCGAGCTGAAGCTGACCCGGGGCGAGCTGTGCGAGGCGGCCGGGATCGCGCCGGAGCTGCTCGAGCAACTGGAGAGCCACAACCTGGTCGTGGCCCGCGGCAAGCACTACGACGGCGACGCGATCCTGATCGCCAAGGCGGCGGCGGAGTTCGCGCAGTACGGGATCGAGCCGCGGCACCTGCGGCCGTTCCGGGCGGCCGCCGATCGCGAGGTCGGGCTGATCGAGCAGGTCGTGCAGCCGCGGCGGGACGACAAGACGCTGGAGCTGGCCGCGCTGGCGGTCCGGTTGCATGCGGCACTGGTTCGCTCCCGGCTCGGTCGCTGA
- a CDS encoding FHA domain-containing protein, translating to MPFCNQCGHENSEGSRFCSQCGTMLPGADRPVTAPGVTDTAMLAPISIEPETERFDSGDQLSAEDEAAVGALPTGSALLIVQRGPNAGSRFLLDVDVVTAGRHPDSDIFLDDVTVSRRHAEFRRDPQGVKVRDVGSLNGTYVNRDRIDELQLSNGDEVQIGKYRLVYYASGQA from the coding sequence ATGCCGTTCTGCAACCAGTGCGGGCACGAGAACTCCGAGGGCAGCAGGTTCTGCTCGCAGTGCGGAACGATGCTCCCTGGCGCGGACCGTCCGGTGACCGCCCCCGGCGTGACCGACACCGCGATGCTCGCACCGATCAGCATCGAGCCCGAGACCGAGCGTTTCGACTCCGGTGATCAGCTGTCCGCCGAGGACGAGGCCGCCGTCGGCGCGCTACCGACCGGATCGGCGCTGCTGATCGTGCAGCGTGGCCCGAACGCGGGCAGCAGGTTCCTGCTCGACGTGGACGTCGTCACGGCCGGCCGGCACCCGGACAGCGACATCTTCCTGGACGACGTCACCGTCTCCCGCCGGCACGCGGAGTTCCGCCGCGACCCGCAGGGCGTCAAGGTCCGCGACGTCGGCAGCCTGAACGGTACGTACGTCAACCGTGACCGGATCGACGAGCTGCAGCTGTCGAACGGCGACGAGGTCCAGATCGGCAAGTACCGACTGGTCTACTACGCCAGTGGTCAGGCCTGA
- the gcvH gene encoding glycine cleavage system protein GcvH, which produces MYPEDLKYTAEHEWVKAGEGSARVGITDFAQDALGDIVYVQLPEVGTAVRAGDSCGELESTKSVSDLFAPLNGTVRAVNEALADQPDLVNTDPYGEGWLLDIEVEDDEEIEALMDADTYKGQLDPS; this is translated from the coding sequence GTGTACCCCGAAGACCTGAAGTACACGGCCGAGCACGAGTGGGTGAAGGCCGGCGAGGGTTCGGCGCGGGTCGGTATCACCGACTTCGCGCAGGACGCGCTCGGCGACATCGTGTACGTGCAGCTGCCGGAGGTCGGGACCGCGGTCCGGGCCGGCGACTCCTGTGGTGAGCTGGAGTCCACCAAGAGCGTCAGCGACCTGTTCGCGCCGCTCAACGGCACCGTCCGGGCCGTCAACGAGGCGCTGGCCGACCAGCCCGACCTGGTCAACACCGACCCGTACGGCGAGGGCTGGCTGCTCGACATCGAGGTCGAGGACGACGAGGAGATCGAGGCGTTGATGGACGCCGACACGTACAAGGGTCAGCTCGACCCGAGCTAG
- a CDS encoding DUF881 domain-containing protein: MAAPDDPVTPEPEHPAEPTPMPKPKTPNLALRRLKAGFKPSRGQAIVAVVLALVACMAVVQVRVNRADDGYQNARREDLIAILDGLGQNTRRLETEITELEARKNTLASSADKAQTARQQAEQQVRVLGILAGTLPAQGPGVRITLNDPDAKMQSSNLLDAIEELRDAGAEAIQINGQVRVVASTDLVDDAPGVKIDGEKVQSPYVIEAIGESHNLAEAANFPGGLISEVTGPQIGGTAEVTELSVVQITALHAPEEHRYARPAPSPTK; this comes from the coding sequence ATGGCAGCACCAGACGACCCGGTGACGCCGGAGCCCGAGCACCCCGCCGAGCCGACCCCGATGCCCAAACCGAAGACGCCGAACCTGGCCCTGCGGCGGCTGAAGGCCGGCTTCAAGCCGTCGCGTGGCCAGGCGATCGTGGCCGTCGTACTGGCGCTGGTCGCCTGTATGGCGGTCGTCCAGGTCCGGGTGAACCGGGCCGACGACGGCTACCAGAACGCCCGCCGCGAGGACCTGATCGCGATCCTGGACGGCCTGGGACAGAACACCCGCCGGCTGGAGACCGAGATCACCGAGCTGGAGGCGCGCAAGAACACGTTGGCCTCCAGTGCGGACAAGGCGCAGACCGCGCGGCAGCAGGCCGAGCAGCAGGTGCGCGTGCTCGGCATCCTGGCCGGCACGCTGCCCGCCCAGGGCCCCGGCGTACGGATCACCCTGAACGACCCGGACGCCAAGATGCAGTCCAGCAACCTGCTGGACGCGATCGAGGAGCTGCGGGACGCGGGCGCCGAGGCGATCCAGATCAACGGCCAGGTCCGGGTGGTGGCCAGTACCGACCTGGTCGACGACGCTCCCGGGGTCAAGATCGACGGCGAGAAGGTGCAGTCGCCGTACGTGATCGAGGCGATCGGCGAGTCGCACAACCTGGCCGAGGCGGCCAACTTCCCCGGTGGTCTGATCAGCGAGGTGACCGGGCCACAGATCGGCGGCACCGCCGAGGTGACCGAGTTGTCGGTGGTTCAGATCACCGCCTTGCACGCGCCGGAGGAGCATCGCTACGCTCGCCCGGCGCCCAGCCCGACCAAGTAA
- a CDS encoding small basic family protein, whose translation MIAVLGLVIGVVVGLLVAPDVPDWAQPYLPIAVVAALDAVFGALRAFLDGIFDDKVFVVSFVSNVLIAALIVYLGDQLGVGSQLSTGVVVVLGIRIFTNMAAIRRHVFRA comes from the coding sequence ATGATCGCCGTCCTCGGCCTGGTGATCGGCGTCGTCGTCGGTCTGCTGGTCGCGCCCGACGTGCCCGACTGGGCCCAGCCGTACCTGCCGATCGCGGTGGTCGCGGCGCTGGACGCCGTCTTCGGCGCCCTGCGCGCGTTCCTGGACGGCATCTTCGACGACAAGGTGTTCGTGGTCTCGTTCGTCTCGAACGTGCTGATCGCGGCCCTGATCGTCTATCTCGGCGACCAGCTCGGGGTCGGCTCGCAGCTGTCCACCGGCGTGGTGGTCGTGCTCGGCATCCGGATCTTCACCAACATGGCCGCGATCCGCCGCCACGTCTTCAGGGCCTGA
- a CDS encoding DUF881 domain-containing protein: MTQSSPGQSPAGQAPPGQRRVDASMSLLNNLMAHPLDEGYAVAARSRPPQGDKPNKSRHRIILVIALLLLGFLLAVAASQNYRSAPEAEKQRKELITRINQADDRLNDLRGNQIKLAGEVRGLQASGLSNTSDGAALQQKLDDLELEVGAVAVTGQGLKAVVDDAKDSDDKQGRLLDVDLQQLVNGLWTAGAEAISVNGHRLTTLTAIRGAGSAITVDYSSLTPPYTVLAIGDTATMPARFAQSSGGQWVQYLVSNFQVRMTITTEDSLLVPADATIALRYAKVGPR; the protein is encoded by the coding sequence GTGACCCAGTCTTCACCCGGCCAGTCCCCAGCCGGCCAGGCGCCACCCGGGCAGCGGCGCGTCGACGCCTCGATGTCACTGCTGAACAACCTGATGGCGCACCCCCTGGACGAGGGGTACGCCGTCGCGGCCCGGTCCCGGCCGCCGCAGGGTGACAAACCCAACAAGTCGCGGCACCGGATCATCCTCGTGATCGCGCTGCTCCTGCTGGGTTTCCTGCTCGCCGTGGCCGCATCGCAGAACTACCGCAGCGCCCCCGAGGCCGAAAAGCAGCGCAAAGAGCTGATCACCCGGATCAACCAGGCCGACGACCGGCTGAACGACCTGCGCGGCAACCAGATCAAGCTCGCCGGCGAAGTCCGCGGCCTGCAGGCCAGCGGGCTGAGCAACACCAGTGACGGCGCCGCGCTGCAGCAGAAGCTGGACGACCTGGAACTGGAAGTCGGTGCCGTCGCGGTCACCGGCCAGGGGCTGAAGGCGGTCGTCGACGACGCCAAGGACTCCGACGACAAACAGGGCCGGTTGCTCGACGTCGATCTGCAGCAGCTGGTCAACGGTCTGTGGACGGCCGGCGCCGAGGCCATCTCGGTGAACGGCCACCGGCTCACCACGCTGACCGCGATCCGGGGTGCGGGCAGTGCCATCACGGTCGACTACAGTTCGCTGACCCCGCCGTACACGGTGCTGGCGATCGGGGACACCGCGACCATGCCGGCCCGGTTCGCGCAGAGCTCGGGCGGCCAGTGGGTGCAGTACCTGGTCTCCAACTTCCAGGTCCGGATGACGATCACGACGGAGGATTCCTTGCTGGTGCCAGCCGATGCCACCATCGCGCTGCGGTACGCGAAGGTGGGCCCGAGATGA
- a CDS encoding CDP-alcohol phosphatidyltransferase family protein → MPELEVSDRVLTIPNALSFVRLLGVPLFLWLILGPQEDGWAILVLMISGFTDWADGQIARRMNQTTRLGQMLDPVADRLYIFATVLGLALRDIIPWWLAIALPLRDLLLTFTLPALHRRGFNALPVHFLGKSATFCLLYAFPLLLLGDGDSTLNLLARVFGWAFAIWGTALYYWAGALYFVQLRHLIQTVKPISDPAG, encoded by the coding sequence GTGCCGGAACTGGAAGTGTCCGACCGGGTGCTGACGATCCCGAACGCCCTCAGTTTCGTCCGGCTGCTCGGCGTTCCGCTCTTCCTCTGGCTGATCCTCGGCCCGCAGGAGGACGGCTGGGCCATCCTGGTGCTGATGATCTCCGGCTTCACCGACTGGGCCGACGGCCAGATCGCCCGCCGGATGAACCAGACCACCCGGCTCGGCCAGATGCTCGACCCGGTCGCCGACCGGCTCTACATCTTCGCCACCGTGCTCGGCCTGGCGTTGCGCGACATCATCCCGTGGTGGCTGGCGATCGCGCTGCCGTTGCGGGACCTGCTGCTCACCTTCACGCTGCCCGCGCTGCACCGGCGCGGCTTCAACGCGCTGCCGGTGCACTTCCTCGGCAAGTCCGCGACCTTCTGCCTGCTGTACGCGTTCCCGCTGCTGCTGCTCGGTGACGGCGACAGCACGCTCAACCTGCTGGCCCGCGTCTTCGGCTGGGCCTTCGCGATCTGGGGCACTGCTCTGTACTACTGGGCCGGCGCTCTGTACTTCGTCCAGCTGCGCCACCTGATCCAGACCGTGAAGCCGATCAGCGACCCGGCGGGGTAA
- a CDS encoding YciI family protein: MKFLVLIYANPESRKVWDGLSAEQKSESMTGYTALNDALEASGELVASESLGDPGSTKQVVFRDGRPMTTDGPFAEVKEQLAGFYLLDCDSMDRALEIVPQIPEAPFSIVEVRPVRDLSSFS, from the coding sequence GTGAAGTTCCTGGTGCTGATCTATGCCAATCCCGAGTCCCGGAAAGTGTGGGACGGGCTGTCGGCCGAACAGAAGTCCGAGTCGATGACCGGCTACACCGCACTGAACGACGCGCTCGAGGCCAGTGGCGAACTCGTCGCTTCGGAGTCGCTCGGCGATCCGGGGAGCACCAAACAGGTGGTGTTCCGCGACGGCCGGCCGATGACGACGGACGGTCCGTTCGCCGAGGTGAAGGAACAGCTGGCCGGCTTCTACCTGCTGGACTGCGACAGCATGGACCGCGCGCTCGAGATCGTGCCGCAGATCCCGGAGGCGCCGTTCAGCATCGTCGAGGTGCGGCCGGTCCGGGATCTGAGCTCCTTCAGCTGA
- a CDS encoding RNA polymerase sigma factor, giving the protein MPSVEQLLRELAPQLVGPLVRRYGGFDACEDAVQEALLAASQQWPADGVPDNPRGWLITVASRRRIEMLRNEASRQRREEAVAGLEPAEAAPLAVDDSLTLLFLCCHPALTPPSQTALTLRAVGGLTTSEIARAFLVPESTIGQRISRAKAAIKASGAEFRMPPPAELPERLTAVLQVLYLIFNEGYTASSGESLHRVELSAEAIRLTRQLSGQLPGEGEVAGLLALMLLTDARRPARTSPDGALIPLPEQDRSRWLAPFIAEGTELVTTTLRTAPIGPYQLQAAIAAVHAEAARSEDTDWRQILVLYELLETLTPGPMVSLNRIVALAMVHGPEYGLQRLAAAELALKGHHRVEAVRAHLLELSGDLAAARESYRLAARRTLSLPEQRYLTSRADELL; this is encoded by the coding sequence ATGCCATCGGTCGAGCAACTGCTGCGTGAGTTGGCGCCGCAACTCGTCGGCCCGCTCGTACGCCGGTACGGCGGGTTCGACGCCTGCGAGGACGCAGTACAGGAAGCCTTGCTGGCCGCCTCGCAGCAGTGGCCGGCCGACGGCGTACCGGACAACCCGCGTGGCTGGCTGATCACCGTCGCGTCCCGGCGGCGCATCGAGATGCTGCGCAACGAGGCATCCCGGCAGCGACGCGAAGAGGCAGTCGCCGGCCTTGAACCGGCGGAGGCCGCGCCGCTTGCGGTGGACGACTCGCTGACGTTGTTGTTCCTGTGCTGCCACCCCGCCCTCACTCCCCCGTCGCAGACCGCGTTGACGTTGCGGGCGGTCGGCGGGCTGACGACCAGCGAGATCGCCCGGGCGTTCCTGGTGCCGGAGTCGACGATCGGTCAACGGATCAGCCGGGCCAAAGCGGCGATCAAGGCGAGCGGCGCGGAGTTCCGGATGCCGCCGCCCGCCGAGCTGCCGGAGCGGCTGACCGCGGTACTGCAGGTGCTCTACCTGATCTTCAACGAGGGCTACACCGCGAGTTCGGGCGAGAGTCTGCACCGGGTCGAGTTGAGCGCCGAGGCGATCCGGCTGACCCGGCAACTGTCCGGGCAGCTGCCGGGCGAGGGTGAGGTCGCCGGGCTGCTCGCTCTCATGCTGCTGACCGACGCCCGCCGCCCCGCCCGGACCTCCCCGGACGGCGCGCTGATCCCGCTGCCCGAGCAGGACCGGTCGCGCTGGCTCGCACCGTTCATTGCCGAGGGCACCGAACTCGTCACGACAACGTTGCGCACGGCACCGATCGGCCCGTACCAGCTCCAGGCCGCGATCGCCGCGGTGCATGCGGAGGCGGCCCGCTCCGAGGACACCGACTGGCGCCAGATCCTCGTCCTCTACGAACTCCTGGAGACGCTCACTCCGGGCCCGATGGTGAGTCTCAACCGCATCGTCGCGCTCGCGATGGTGCACGGCCCGGAGTACGGGCTCCAGCGCCTGGCCGCCGCGGAGCTCGCGCTGAAGGGTCATCACCGCGTGGAGGCCGTCCGCGCGCACCTCTTGGAGCTCTCCGGCGACCTCGCCGCCGCCCGTGAGTCCTATCGGCTGGCGGCCCGCCGGACTCTCAGTCTGCCCGAACAGCGCTACCTGACCTCACGGGCCGACGAACTACTTTGA
- a CDS encoding VOC family protein → MSTFLIDVPTEQAGESVAFWSAALGVETEAEDGQPQYTVLKDALPGFVTAIQAVDDQPRYHFDIETDDVAAEVARLEALGAVEVSSWQGGHTLRAPGGHLVCVIPVHTTPEYFAGRAKTWP, encoded by the coding sequence GTGTCTACTTTTCTGATCGATGTGCCGACGGAGCAGGCGGGGGAGTCGGTGGCGTTCTGGTCGGCCGCGCTGGGGGTCGAGACGGAGGCCGAGGACGGGCAGCCGCAGTACACGGTGCTGAAGGATGCGTTGCCGGGGTTCGTCACCGCGATCCAGGCGGTCGACGACCAGCCGCGGTACCACTTCGACATCGAAACGGACGACGTCGCGGCCGAGGTCGCGCGGCTGGAAGCGCTCGGCGCCGTCGAAGTGTCGAGCTGGCAGGGGGGTCACACATTGCGGGCGCCGGGTGGGCATCTGGTCTGCGTGATCCCCGTCCACACCACGCCTGAGTACTTCGCCGGGCGCGCGAAGACCTGGCCGTAG
- a CDS encoding histidine phosphatase family protein — MRNIFVVVHPEASHHTDGLVGGWFDSGLTELGTRQAGAIARALADRLDGRKPEIFSSDLSRARRTAEVVAARANTSITTDPDLREKSFGEAEGKPKEWLRARSVPLPDVGERLRHDEGIPGAETRMQLAERCYRALARILESPVEDQIVVTHGGPVTLLIAAWIGMPIEAAGRVQFPCASGSITTLRKDPRNFSHQLVQLNDVGHLLQA; from the coding sequence ATGAGGAACATCTTCGTCGTCGTCCACCCGGAGGCGAGCCACCACACGGACGGACTCGTCGGAGGCTGGTTCGATTCCGGCCTGACCGAACTCGGCACTCGGCAGGCCGGCGCCATCGCGCGGGCTCTGGCCGACCGCCTGGACGGGAGGAAGCCCGAGATCTTCTCCTCGGACCTCTCCCGCGCACGGCGTACCGCGGAGGTCGTCGCGGCCCGCGCGAACACCAGCATCACGACCGACCCGGACTTGCGTGAGAAATCGTTCGGGGAGGCCGAGGGCAAGCCGAAGGAGTGGCTCAGGGCGCGCAGCGTTCCACTTCCCGACGTGGGTGAGCGTCTTCGCCATGACGAGGGAATCCCCGGTGCGGAGACGCGGATGCAGCTTGCTGAGCGTTGCTATCGCGCGCTGGCGCGGATCCTGGAGTCGCCGGTGGAGGACCAGATCGTCGTCACCCACGGCGGTCCGGTGACGCTGCTGATCGCTGCGTGGATCGGAATGCCGATCGAGGCGGCGGGCCGGGTCCAGTTCCCGTGCGCGTCCGGCAGCATCACCACCCTGCGCAAGGATCCACGAAACTTCAGCCACCAACTGGTGCAGCTCAACGACGTCGGTCACTTGCTTCAGGCCTGA